A region of Legionella donaldsonii DNA encodes the following proteins:
- a CDS encoding MMPL family transporter: MMKKHLFYKLGSKIYPLRWYLIILWVIIILACVPLLIHIVAPFKTTGFKDENSQSAKTQEYIDKKLGYDSANKFLIIYQSKTLRADQSLFNKKINQSLSGLENFPIKHDIFLPSDNKHQISKDKHSAYVVVIVKSQEPLNANTLAKFTAAIKKPSNMTIEMGGQAIFVREINKETQHDLYKADFIATPVAIITLLVVFGSLTAALLPILLGGGCALIILTALYILGESWTLSVYTLNIALLLGLCLSLDYSLFIISRFREELHNGIDVSEAIAITAETAGKAIFFSGLAVLISISALFLFPINILFSMAVGGIVAVVVAVITAVIVLPAFLAVLKNKINLFSIHLPGRKKEHSSPAWRWLAEKVVAHPLYFFFPILILLLLLGYPFLSAKFGVSDYRITPKESESRQFFNTYEEEFDVKSLTPILLLVQSPHHYILSQDSLSKIYTLVQKLKDHPSIDEISGVVSSDGKLTKKQYINLYSTPKKFLAANIKKLLATTTGYSFAVLNVSSNYQSNDAQTIQLVKTLRNTQVSSGLTMEITGTPAINVDVLNRISQILPWALLWIMVFTYLILLLLLRSLFIPIKAILMNLLSLSACYGALVLVFQDGYLAKYLNFEPQGMLDISLLVIIFCALFGFSMDYEVFLLSRIKEAYEKNGHHNNKSIISGIERSSRIITSAALIVIFICGSFLVADVLMVKAFGLGIAVAIFVDAFLIRTLLVPSTMVLLKEWNWYLPRWLDRILPKL; this comes from the coding sequence ATGATGAAAAAACACTTATTTTACAAGTTAGGGAGTAAAATCTACCCGCTGCGCTGGTATCTCATCATCCTATGGGTGATTATAATCCTGGCCTGTGTTCCTCTGCTCATCCACATTGTTGCTCCTTTTAAAACAACCGGTTTTAAAGATGAGAATTCACAAAGTGCCAAGACCCAGGAATATATCGATAAGAAGCTGGGTTACGATAGCGCTAATAAATTTCTGATTATCTATCAGAGTAAAACTCTTCGGGCTGACCAATCCCTATTTAATAAGAAAATCAATCAATCTCTTTCGGGTTTGGAAAATTTCCCTATTAAACATGACATTTTCCTCCCCTCAGACAACAAACATCAAATTTCCAAGGATAAGCATTCTGCCTATGTCGTCGTCATTGTTAAAAGCCAGGAACCTCTTAATGCGAACACGCTAGCCAAATTTACAGCTGCAATAAAAAAACCATCCAATATGACTATTGAAATGGGCGGGCAGGCTATTTTTGTTAGAGAGATCAATAAAGAGACTCAGCATGATCTCTATAAGGCCGATTTTATCGCAACACCGGTGGCAATTATTACCTTGTTAGTCGTTTTTGGCTCCCTGACTGCCGCTTTGCTGCCTATTCTTTTGGGAGGCGGATGCGCGCTCATAATCCTTACCGCCCTTTATATTTTAGGAGAATCCTGGACTCTCTCGGTGTATACCTTGAATATTGCTTTATTGTTAGGTCTCTGCCTGAGTCTGGATTATTCTCTATTTATCATCAGTCGCTTTCGCGAAGAATTACATAATGGCATCGATGTAAGCGAAGCCATTGCCATTACTGCAGAAACAGCGGGAAAAGCTATTTTTTTCAGTGGCCTAGCCGTTCTTATCAGTATCAGTGCTTTATTTCTTTTCCCTATTAATATTTTATTTTCTATGGCTGTTGGCGGGATCGTTGCCGTGGTGGTTGCAGTAATTACTGCGGTCATCGTACTCCCAGCTTTTCTTGCTGTTCTCAAAAACAAAATTAATCTTTTTTCGATCCATCTGCCCGGAAGAAAGAAGGAGCATAGCTCACCTGCCTGGCGTTGGCTGGCAGAAAAAGTTGTTGCTCATCCTTTATACTTTTTTTTCCCGATTCTTATTTTATTGCTCCTGCTTGGTTATCCATTCTTGTCGGCCAAATTTGGCGTATCAGATTATCGCATTACTCCCAAAGAGTCCGAGAGCCGACAGTTTTTTAATACCTACGAAGAAGAATTTGATGTCAAATCATTAACCCCAATTTTGTTATTAGTTCAATCTCCCCATCATTATATTTTGTCGCAAGATAGTCTTTCCAAAATCTATACTTTAGTACAAAAACTAAAAGACCATCCCTCTATTGACGAGATTAGCGGCGTCGTCTCCTCTGATGGGAAATTAACCAAGAAACAATATATCAACCTCTATTCCACGCCTAAGAAGTTTTTGGCTGCTAATATAAAAAAATTATTAGCAACAACGACAGGCTATTCTTTTGCTGTATTAAATGTGAGTAGCAATTATCAGAGCAATGACGCTCAAACCATACAACTGGTTAAGACTCTAAGAAACACCCAAGTGTCTTCTGGACTGACTATGGAAATTACTGGGACACCGGCCATCAACGTGGATGTTTTAAACCGTATTTCCCAGATTTTACCTTGGGCTTTGTTATGGATTATGGTTTTCACTTATCTCATTTTACTTCTGCTATTGCGTTCTTTATTTATCCCTATTAAAGCCATTCTCATGAATTTATTAAGTCTTAGTGCCTGCTATGGTGCGCTTGTACTCGTATTTCAGGATGGTTATTTAGCGAAATACCTTAATTTTGAACCACAGGGAATGTTGGATATCAGTCTTTTAGTCATCATCTTTTGCGCCCTCTTTGGGTTCTCGATGGACTATGAGGTTTTTCTCTTATCGCGAATAAAAGAGGCTTATGAAAAAAATGGTCATCATAACAATAAAAGTATTATTTCGGGCATTGAGCGGAGCAGTCGCATTATTACCAGTGCCGCACTGATCGTTATCTTCATTTGCGGTTCATTTTTAGTTGCCGATGTATTAATGGTGAAAGCCTTTGGGCTTGGCATCGCAGTGGCGATTTTTGTGGATGCTTTTTTAATTCGGACGCTCCTCGTTCCCTCCACGATGGTATTGCTTAAAGAATGGAATTGGTACCTGCCTAGATGGCTAGATAGGATTTTGCCAAAACTATAA
- a CDS encoding CatB-related O-acetyltransferase, with protein sequence MAMEKTEEKHWSKIEYLHQHVKNPNIHIKGTHSYYSDAWTGSFEETVVRYLYGDEYSLKNWQPQWPIDQLYVGNYVCIAAEVIIMLGGNHNHRTDWFCLYPFADRYVDAYEGKGDTVIKDGVWLGMRSIIMPGVTIGEGAIIAANTIVTRDIEPYSIVAGSPGKIIKKRFAQDIIERILKLDIYSWHEDKFNVLKNHICSNDIAALEQASREYDATQVAI encoded by the coding sequence ATGGCTATGGAAAAGACAGAAGAAAAGCACTGGTCCAAAATAGAATATTTACATCAGCATGTTAAAAATCCCAATATCCATATCAAAGGAACGCATAGCTACTACAGTGATGCATGGACGGGGAGTTTTGAGGAAACCGTAGTCCGATATCTTTATGGAGATGAATACAGTCTAAAAAATTGGCAGCCGCAATGGCCAATTGATCAACTTTATGTTGGTAATTATGTTTGTATTGCTGCCGAGGTCATTATTATGTTGGGCGGAAATCATAATCACCGTACAGATTGGTTTTGTCTTTATCCTTTTGCAGACAGGTATGTTGATGCCTATGAAGGGAAGGGAGATACAGTGATTAAGGATGGTGTTTGGCTCGGAATGCGTTCAATAATTATGCCGGGTGTCACTATTGGAGAAGGGGCGATAATAGCTGCAAATACCATTGTGACCAGGGATATTGAGCCTTATAGCATCGTGGCCGGAAGTCCTGGCAAAATAATAAAAAAGCGCTTCGCGCAAGACATCATTGAACGAATCCTAAAGTTGGACATTTATTCTTGGCACGAGGATAAATTTAATGTCTTAAAAAACCATATTTGTAGCAATGACATAGCAGCATTGGAGCAAGCGAGCAGGGAGTATGATGCTACTCAAGTCGCTATTTAA
- a CDS encoding SET domain-containing protein-lysine N-methyltransferase, with protein MKGNQPANEAINMEEFEGLISELSGYNFKFINHILIKDSFNTKDLPNSIDGDLLFETKTELVNLLKQPCDLDRFELRYIDPVVRFGLFTRAFIRKDEILFPYSGEKRIFDSKRKGYAFECHADCLNMHMDASRYGNISRFVNHAPESKNGSDSRLLDANLKTISHHLNGIEVIFFKASRDILIGEQLLANYGENSFKSSPMARFTSKGKVIYKNRLGFWKKSQNKIAHIKIMANHGLKKAQRYLLLRLFLISIVLLIMVSSV; from the coding sequence ATGAAGGGTAATCAACCCGCCAACGAAGCAATCAATATGGAAGAATTTGAAGGTTTGATTAGTGAACTAAGTGGTTATAATTTCAAATTTATAAATCATATTTTGATAAAGGATAGTTTTAATACAAAGGATCTCCCGAATTCGATTGATGGGGATTTACTTTTTGAAACAAAAACAGAGCTTGTTAATTTATTAAAGCAGCCCTGTGATTTGGACAGATTTGAATTACGTTACATTGATCCGGTTGTGAGGTTTGGTCTCTTCACTAGAGCTTTCATCCGCAAGGATGAAATTCTATTTCCTTATAGTGGTGAAAAAAGAATTTTTGATTCCAAACGTAAAGGTTATGCATTTGAATGTCATGCCGATTGCTTGAACATGCATATGGATGCTTCCAGGTATGGAAATATTTCGCGCTTTGTAAATCATGCGCCAGAATCAAAGAATGGCTCTGATTCCCGGTTACTTGATGCGAATTTAAAAACAATTAGTCACCATTTGAACGGAATAGAGGTTATATTTTTTAAAGCAAGCAGAGATATTTTAATAGGGGAGCAACTACTTGCTAATTATGGAGAAAATTCATTTAAAAGCAGCCCGATGGCTCGCTTCACAAGCAAGGGAAAGGTTATCTATAAAAATAGGCTTGGATTTTGGAAAAAATCACAAAATAAAATTGCTCATATAAAAATAATGGCTAATCATGGCTTGAAAAAGGCACAACGCTATCTCTTGCTAAGACTATTTTTAATAAGCATTGTATTATTGATTATGGTGAGCAGCGTGTAA
- a CDS encoding DNA gyrase inhibitor YacG yields MNNLKKIACPTCGKKNTWCPENTFKPFCSERCKLIDLGEWARETRKIPGDSVDPTSSDINGSHDANEDF; encoded by the coding sequence ATGAATAACCTAAAGAAAATCGCCTGCCCTACCTGCGGTAAAAAAAATACCTGGTGCCCTGAAAACACCTTCAAACCTTTTTGTTCCGAGCGCTGTAAACTGATTGATTTAGGCGAGTGGGCTCGTGAAACCAGAAAAATACCTGGCGACTCTGTTGACCCAACTAGTTCAGACATCAATGGCTCTCACGATGCAAATGAAGATTTTTAA
- a CDS encoding ankyrin repeat domain-containing protein, translating to MMNLSQKHLNEQVNKWLTQKKRTLQIDSNGDCLRRALIWLLHAQQRDLTNLYANYEHISGWDGISTTTVFDDEAFELFLAFNDTMQRPGNLAYHIQPDKLNRHKKKELTIPNLKSKRVKSLIWELAELINFLEKEAQQGEMLLLNSDSHAFGLIYLSGTYFFYDPNNPEGHVLCKDIYDVVQELMSKLDCDTKHIPLSVHTICFEQHFTAQENTPFPADSSTLSARVSKEGMSATMLAAQNNDLQTLHFLATKERLEQTDCEGMNAFYLAAQNGHEECFRYLLSLGANIDFEGPEKKTPLYVAAKNNHLNLCVQLIALGADIDKPAEDGTSPLYVAAEKGNENIVFNLIRAGANVNNQAEEDGSSPLYVAVLNSHEGCVKILLGNPDIKVNIQLFDDCTTPLHLACEQGDIAIASRLLAHPDIDVNVQAEDLSTPLHNACESGSLEIIIQLIAKGAEINVKNQAGMTPLAIVCNHRHVAAAQELLKRGANPAQVSDNDNEWLQMIISESNETQKTVFSEGERSKFFFHTTQPPTVEKGHKRLKLGSTHE from the coding sequence ATGATGAATCTAAGTCAGAAACATCTTAATGAGCAAGTCAATAAGTGGCTCACACAAAAAAAGCGTACCCTCCAGATTGATTCTAATGGGGATTGTCTACGAAGAGCACTTATCTGGTTATTGCACGCGCAGCAGCGCGATTTAACCAATTTATATGCAAATTATGAGCATATTTCAGGGTGGGATGGGATTAGTACGACAACTGTATTCGATGATGAAGCCTTTGAATTGTTTTTGGCGTTTAACGATACCATGCAGAGACCAGGCAATCTTGCCTACCACATCCAACCCGATAAGCTTAACCGCCATAAGAAAAAAGAGTTAACTATCCCCAATCTTAAAAGCAAGCGCGTGAAATCGTTAATTTGGGAGTTGGCTGAATTAATAAATTTTTTAGAAAAAGAGGCTCAGCAAGGGGAGATGTTGCTACTCAACTCTGACAGCCATGCCTTTGGACTCATCTATTTGTCAGGTACTTATTTTTTCTACGATCCCAATAATCCTGAAGGCCATGTCCTTTGCAAAGATATTTATGACGTTGTTCAAGAATTAATGTCAAAATTAGATTGTGATACGAAACATATTCCACTTTCTGTCCATACAATCTGTTTCGAACAGCATTTCACCGCCCAGGAAAATACGCCATTCCCTGCTGACTCGAGCACTTTGTCTGCTCGAGTCAGCAAGGAGGGTATGAGTGCTACAATGCTAGCTGCACAAAATAATGATTTGCAAACCCTTCATTTTTTAGCCACGAAAGAAAGACTAGAACAAACTGATTGTGAAGGGATGAATGCATTTTATCTTGCGGCTCAAAATGGACATGAGGAGTGCTTCCGTTATTTATTAAGTTTAGGAGCCAATATTGATTTTGAAGGCCCCGAAAAGAAAACACCACTTTATGTTGCGGCTAAAAATAATCATCTCAATCTATGTGTGCAGCTCATTGCACTTGGGGCTGACATTGATAAACCGGCAGAGGATGGTACATCCCCCTTATATGTTGCTGCGGAAAAGGGCAATGAAAATATTGTTTTTAATTTGATACGAGCTGGTGCAAATGTAAATAACCAGGCTGAGGAAGATGGCAGCTCACCTCTCTATGTAGCGGTACTAAACAGTCACGAAGGCTGTGTGAAAATTCTCTTAGGCAATCCTGATATTAAAGTAAACATTCAATTGTTTGATGATTGCACAACTCCCTTGCACCTCGCGTGTGAGCAGGGGGATATAGCCATCGCTTCTCGCTTACTTGCCCATCCTGATATCGATGTGAACGTTCAAGCTGAGGATCTCTCTACCCCGTTGCATAATGCCTGCGAATCAGGCTCTTTAGAGATAATAATTCAATTAATTGCCAAGGGTGCTGAAATAAATGTTAAAAATCAGGCGGGAATGACACCACTGGCGATTGTTTGTAACCATCGACATGTCGCAGCAGCCCAAGAACTCCTAAAAAGAGGGGCTAACCCTGCGCAAGTTAGTGATAATGATAATGAGTGGTTGCAAATGATTATTAGTGAGTCCAACGAAACCCAAAAAACAGTTTTTTCAGAAGGAGAACGATCGAAATTCTTTTTTCATACTACGCAACCCCCTACTGTGGAAAAGGGGCACAAACGGTTAAAATTAGGTAGCACCCATGAGTAA
- a CDS encoding DUF4116 domain-containing protein, whose amino-acid sequence MIDIDSTRDEVLAAVTENAFELFNAHPEIQADREILFTALAQNGYILHSLPEDLKNDEEIVLAAVKQQGLALQYASEDLRKNERVVLAALAQNGMALKFVLEPLRSKIEIVLAAVSQNGYALQYVPEFQDNKYVVTTAVAQQGDALPFASEDLQKDEYLVELAQFGAFPVLNLLLPLKEKLRNEKNPDLIPAMTTMITSIEKAMVTCGKECAEFEFYPEKLESAREKFISSFNSAIDGANSVLEQQTGWRKIVDDCANRIIDFFKSATKDLFSKREASPQEAELPKTEASKSRFSFFANPSPVKEEVERLQQTFTPPAEPPKA is encoded by the coding sequence ATGATCGATATCGATTCTACCAGAGATGAAGTCCTAGCCGCCGTAACTGAAAATGCCTTTGAACTATTTAATGCACATCCTGAAATACAAGCAGATAGAGAAATACTATTTACTGCTTTAGCGCAAAATGGCTATATCCTTCACAGTCTTCCCGAAGACCTCAAAAATGACGAAGAGATCGTGCTTGCTGCTGTTAAGCAACAAGGACTAGCACTTCAATATGCATCAGAAGATTTAAGAAAAAATGAACGCGTCGTCCTTGCCGCTCTAGCACAGAATGGAATGGCTCTCAAATTCGTTTTAGAACCGCTAAGAAGCAAGATAGAAATAGTTCTTGCTGCCGTGAGCCAGAATGGCTATGCCCTTCAGTATGTGCCAGAGTTTCAAGACAATAAATACGTTGTGACTACCGCTGTAGCCCAGCAGGGAGACGCACTCCCGTTTGCTTCCGAAGACCTCCAGAAAGACGAATACCTTGTCGAATTAGCTCAGTTTGGCGCCTTTCCTGTCCTCAATTTACTTTTGCCTTTAAAAGAAAAATTAAGGAACGAGAAAAATCCCGACCTTATTCCTGCTATGACAACGATGATTACTTCAATAGAAAAAGCCATGGTTACCTGTGGGAAAGAGTGTGCAGAGTTTGAGTTTTATCCTGAGAAATTAGAGTCTGCTCGTGAAAAATTTATAAGTTCCTTTAATTCTGCCATTGATGGAGCAAACTCAGTATTGGAGCAACAAACAGGATGGCGGAAAATCGTTGATGATTGTGCCAATCGAATCATTGATTTTTTCAAGTCTGCTACAAAAGACTTATTTTCGAAGAGGGAAGCCTCTCCTCAAGAAGCAGAGCTGCCCAAAACAGAAGCTAGCAAGAGCCGATTTAGCTTTTTTGCTAATCCGAGTCCTGTGAAAGAAGAAGTTGAGCGCCTTCAACAAACGTTCACGCCCCCAGCGGAACCACCGAAAGCCTAG
- the katG gene encoding catalase/peroxidase HPI: protein MQGAGVSTETNCPFHYTAGGGTSSRDWWPNQLKLNILHQHPSVSNPMGEDYNYAEEFKSLDLEAVKQDLQGLMTDSQPWWPADFGHYGPFFIRMAWHSAGTYRIGDGRGGAGSGSQRFAPLNSWPDNVNLDKARRLLWPIKQKYGRKISWADLIILTGNVALESMGFKTLGFGGGRKDIWEPDEDIYWGLETTWLGDKRYSGDRILQNPLAAVQMGLIYVNPEGPNGNPDPLAAARDIRETFARMAMNDQETVALIAGGHSFGKTHGAGEAKFVGPEPEGAGIEEQGLGWSCSFGTGKGGDTISSGLEVTWTKTPTQWSNNFFENLFGYEWELTKSPAGAHQWVAKDGAGSGTIPDAHDPNKHHAPTMLTTDLALRFDPVYEKISRHFFENPEEFAEAFARAWFKLTHRDMGPRARYLGTDVPSENFIWQDPIPPVNHKLIDEKDIVSLKGKILASGLSVSELVATAWASASTFRGSDKRGGANGARIRLAPQKDWEVNQPAQLAKVLTILESIQSEFNSAQSGGKKVSLADIIVLGGCAGVEQAAKRAGHEVTVPFSPGRMDASQEQTDVESFVAMEPVADGFRNYQKTRFTASAEELLVDRAQLLTVTAPEMAVLIAGLRVLNANVGSSPHGVFTKQPQVLTNDFFVNLLDMGTRWKPASKDTDVFEGRDLVTGELKWTATRVDLIFGSNSQLRALAEVYASADAKKKFVEDFIAAWTKVMNLDRFDRRQ, encoded by the coding sequence ATCCAAGGAGCAGGCGTGTCGACCGAAACCAATTGTCCATTTCATTACACTGCGGGAGGGGGAACTTCAAGCCGTGATTGGTGGCCAAATCAGCTTAAACTCAATATTTTGCATCAACACCCATCTGTGTCTAATCCAATGGGTGAAGATTATAATTACGCGGAAGAATTCAAAAGTCTCGATCTGGAAGCCGTCAAGCAAGACCTTCAGGGACTGATGACGGACTCACAACCCTGGTGGCCGGCTGATTTTGGCCACTACGGACCTTTTTTTATTCGTATGGCATGGCATAGTGCGGGAACCTATCGTATCGGGGACGGCCGTGGTGGTGCAGGCAGTGGCAGTCAGCGGTTTGCACCACTGAATAGCTGGCCAGACAATGTTAATCTCGATAAAGCACGCAGGTTACTGTGGCCAATCAAGCAAAAATATGGCCGAAAAATTTCCTGGGCTGATCTGATAATTCTTACTGGTAATGTCGCACTGGAATCAATGGGATTCAAAACATTGGGGTTTGGTGGCGGCCGTAAGGATATTTGGGAACCAGATGAAGATATTTATTGGGGGCTTGAGACTACCTGGTTGGGTGATAAACGTTATTCTGGCGACCGTATTCTTCAAAATCCACTCGCTGCTGTTCAAATGGGCCTAATATACGTGAATCCAGAGGGGCCAAATGGTAACCCAGATCCACTTGCTGCCGCGCGGGATATACGTGAGACATTCGCTCGTATGGCGATGAACGATCAGGAAACCGTTGCACTGATTGCGGGCGGCCACAGCTTCGGCAAAACGCATGGTGCAGGTGAAGCAAAATTTGTAGGGCCAGAACCAGAGGGAGCCGGTATTGAAGAGCAAGGCCTTGGTTGGAGCTGCAGCTTTGGAACTGGCAAAGGAGGCGATACCATTAGCAGCGGCCTCGAAGTGACCTGGACTAAAACACCGACACAATGGAGTAACAATTTTTTTGAAAACTTGTTTGGTTATGAGTGGGAACTGACGAAAAGTCCTGCGGGTGCCCATCAATGGGTTGCGAAAGATGGCGCAGGGTCAGGGACTATTCCTGATGCCCATGATCCGAATAAACACCATGCGCCAACGATGCTAACGACTGATCTCGCTTTACGCTTCGATCCTGTTTATGAAAAGATTTCACGGCACTTCTTCGAGAATCCAGAGGAGTTTGCAGAGGCTTTTGCCCGAGCATGGTTCAAATTGACGCACCGAGATATGGGGCCGCGTGCACGTTATCTTGGTACTGATGTTCCAAGTGAAAATTTTATATGGCAGGATCCGATTCCTCCAGTGAATCACAAGCTGATTGATGAAAAAGATATTGTCTCTCTTAAGGGAAAGATTCTTGCTTCCGGTCTAAGTGTTTCGGAACTGGTCGCAACAGCTTGGGCATCCGCATCCACATTTCGAGGTTCTGACAAGCGCGGGGGCGCTAATGGAGCTCGTATTCGTCTTGCGCCGCAAAAAGATTGGGAAGTTAATCAGCCTGCGCAGCTTGCGAAAGTACTCACAATCCTGGAGAGTATTCAGTCAGAATTCAACAGCGCTCAGTCGGGTGGGAAAAAAGTGTCACTCGCTGACATCATCGTTCTTGGTGGTTGTGCTGGTGTCGAGCAAGCGGCAAAAAGAGCAGGCCATGAGGTGACGGTTCCCTTTTCACCAGGTCGTATGGATGCATCACAGGAACAAACGGATGTAGAGTCTTTTGTTGCCATGGAACCAGTCGCAGACGGCTTCCGCAACTATCAAAAGACACGATTTACTGCGTCGGCTGAAGAGCTGTTGGTGGATCGAGCACAATTACTCACAGTCACTGCACCTGAAATGGCGGTGTTAATCGCTGGATTAAGAGTTCTTAATGCGAATGTCGGATCCTCGCCACATGGTGTTTTTACTAAACAACCGCAGGTACTGACTAATGATTTTTTTGTGAATCTGCTCGACATGGGGACAAGATGGAAGCCTGCTTCAAAAGACACTGACGTATTTGAAGGGCGTGATCTGGTCACTGGCGAACTTAAGTGGACTGCTACTCGGGTTGATCTCATTTTTGGTTCAAATTCGCAGCTCAGAGCCTTGGCCGAAGTCTATGCCAGCGCGGATGCAAAGAAAAAATTTGTTGAGGATTTCATTGCCGCTTGGACCAAAGTGATGAACCTGGATCGTTTCGATCGAAGGCAATAG
- a CDS encoding universal stress protein: protein MLYKKIMVATDGSDLSNHVLQEAIQLATDQKAHLRIAYVVDEGFVYHGGPGFDYSLILKAFKDEGQKILDKTAALVSKQSSIKFDTTLIELNPFQGRVSEVIVEKAKEWPADLLVIGTHGRRGLSHLFLGSVAEQIIRTATMPVLLIRGQST from the coding sequence ATGTTATATAAAAAAATTATGGTAGCTACTGATGGCAGTGACCTATCAAATCATGTACTGCAAGAAGCAATTCAATTGGCAACAGACCAAAAAGCACATTTACGGATCGCCTATGTGGTTGATGAAGGATTTGTCTACCATGGAGGACCAGGCTTTGATTATTCTCTGATTCTTAAAGCATTTAAGGATGAGGGACAAAAGATTTTAGATAAGACTGCTGCCCTTGTTTCCAAACAATCCTCCATCAAATTCGACACTACCCTTATTGAATTAAATCCATTTCAGGGCCGTGTTAGTGAGGTCATTGTTGAGAAAGCAAAAGAATGGCCTGCTGATTTACTGGTCATAGGCACTCATGGTCGACGAGGTTTGAGTCATTTATTTTTAGGCAGCGTAGCTGAACAGATCATTCGAACTGCAACAATGCCCGTGCTACTCATTAGAGGGCAATCCACTTAA
- a CDS encoding DotI/IcmL/TraM family protein, whose translation MKGNRLARMLLIGFLVFPPLNYAANIDVSTWTQKVLLATLTIDYNIKLPDDMAEVRKNYSPNAWEGLQAFLGDKINIVRQQKLSLHPVPVGPPMIVTSGVNSGIIFWRINQVISVPELNAVIEFSVIVSLADPYLIQTVSMIKGKV comes from the coding sequence ATGAAAGGCAATCGACTAGCACGCATGCTCTTGATAGGGTTTCTGGTTTTTCCTCCTCTCAATTACGCGGCTAATATCGATGTATCAACCTGGACTCAGAAAGTCCTTCTTGCCACATTAACTATCGATTACAACATAAAACTACCTGATGACATGGCCGAGGTACGAAAAAATTACTCGCCTAATGCCTGGGAAGGCTTACAAGCCTTTCTTGGTGACAAAATTAATATAGTACGTCAACAGAAACTAAGTTTGCATCCTGTGCCTGTCGGGCCACCCATGATCGTTACCTCCGGTGTCAATTCCGGGATTATCTTTTGGCGGATTAATCAGGTGATTAGCGTTCCAGAATTAAATGCAGTCATTGAATTTTCCGTGATTGTGAGTCTGGCGGATCCTTATTTAATTCAAACTGTGTCGATGATAAAGGGAAAAGTATAA